The following are encoded together in the Geobacter sulfurreducens PCA genome:
- the thiE gene encoding thiamine phosphate synthase, producing MAKVDFSLYLITDRHQAGGRDLLAVVEGALAGGVRCVQLREKDLPARTLLELARAMRRLTDRFGARLLINDRVDIALAAGADGVHLGEEGMPAAVARELLGSGRLIGVSCHGRGGAAAAVAQGADFITFGPVYPTPSKAAYGEPVGIDQLAATTKEIHIPVFALGGIKEANIPEALAAGAAGVALISAIIADPDPRERARALLALLPPRTRDE from the coding sequence TTGGCTAAGGTCGATTTTTCGCTCTACCTGATCACCGACCGCCACCAGGCTGGTGGCAGGGACCTGCTCGCCGTGGTCGAGGGAGCCCTGGCCGGTGGCGTGCGGTGCGTTCAACTCAGGGAAAAGGACCTGCCGGCCCGGACGCTGCTTGAGCTGGCCCGGGCCATGCGCCGCCTCACCGACCGCTTCGGGGCCAGGCTCCTGATCAACGACCGGGTCGACATCGCCCTGGCCGCGGGAGCCGACGGCGTTCACCTGGGCGAGGAGGGCATGCCGGCTGCCGTGGCGCGGGAACTGCTCGGTTCCGGGCGACTCATCGGTGTTTCGTGTCACGGCCGCGGCGGGGCAGCAGCAGCCGTAGCACAGGGGGCAGACTTCATCACGTTCGGGCCGGTCTACCCCACCCCGTCGAAAGCAGCCTACGGTGAGCCGGTGGGCATTGACCAACTGGCCGCAACGACGAAGGAGATACACATTCCGGTGTTCGCCTTGGGAGGAATCAAGGAGGCGAACATCCCCGAGGCGCTGGCTGCCGGTGCGGCAGGGGTTGCCCTGATTTCTGCCATCATCGCCGACCCGGACCCCAGGGAACGCGCCCGGGCGCTCCTTGCGCTCCTGCCGCCCCGAACCCGAGACGAGTAA
- a CDS encoding thiazole synthase: protein MSNAADKLVIAGREFSSRLMVGTGKYASNEQMIKALEVSGAEIITVAVRRVNLADRGKGCLLDFIDPKKYTLLPNTAGCYTADDAVRTCRLAREAGMSDLVKLEVLGDEKTLFPDNEELLKAAKILVKEGFTVLPYTSDDPIVCKKLEDIGCAAVMPLGAPIGSGLGIRNPYNILIIKETVKVPVIVDAGVGTASDAAIAMELGIDGVLMNTGIAGARDPIAMAEAMNMAVRAGRLAYLAGRIPKKLYATASSPIEGMIG, encoded by the coding sequence ATGTCCAATGCAGCCGATAAACTGGTCATCGCCGGCCGCGAGTTTTCCTCCCGCCTCATGGTCGGCACCGGCAAGTACGCCAGCAACGAGCAGATGATCAAGGCCCTGGAGGTTTCAGGCGCAGAAATCATTACGGTGGCGGTACGTCGGGTGAATCTGGCCGACCGGGGCAAAGGGTGCCTGCTTGACTTCATCGATCCGAAAAAGTACACGCTCCTGCCCAACACCGCCGGCTGCTACACGGCCGATGACGCGGTCAGAACCTGCCGACTGGCCCGGGAGGCCGGCATGAGCGATCTGGTGAAGCTGGAGGTGCTCGGCGACGAGAAGACCCTCTTCCCTGACAATGAAGAACTGCTCAAGGCAGCAAAAATCTTGGTGAAGGAAGGGTTTACCGTCCTTCCCTACACCAGCGACGATCCCATTGTCTGCAAAAAGCTTGAAGATATCGGCTGTGCCGCGGTCATGCCGCTGGGCGCCCCCATCGGCAGCGGCCTGGGCATTCGGAATCCGTACAACATCCTGATCATCAAGGAAACGGTCAAGGTGCCGGTCATCGTCGATGCCGGTGTCGGCACCGCCTCCGACGCCGCCATCGCCATGGAGTTGGGCATCGACGGAGTTCTCATGAATACCGGCATCGCCGGCGCCAGGGATCCCATCGCCATGGCAGAGGCAATGAACATGGCGGTGCGGGCCGGCCGGCTCGCCTACCTGGCGGGACGCATTCCCAAGAAACTCTATGCCACGGCATCGAGCCCCATCGAGGGGATGATTGGCTAA
- the thiS gene encoding sulfur carrier protein ThiS, which translates to MNITVNGEAKSIATMNVHDFLHSIDIDPRRVAVELNMDILPKAEYQATVLKDGDALEIVHFVGGG; encoded by the coding sequence ATGAACATAACCGTCAACGGCGAAGCCAAGAGCATCGCAACCATGAACGTCCATGACTTTCTCCACTCCATCGACATCGATCCGCGCAGGGTCGCAGTGGAGTTGAACATGGACATCCTGCCCAAGGCGGAGTACCAGGCCACCGTCCTCAAGGACGGCGACGCACTGGAAATCGTCCACTTCGTAGGTGGCGGGTAA
- a CDS encoding HAMP domain-containing protein, translating into MPRSFAAKAIVPPAIAVTGFVIVCCILLYSVIKTDMLNDAIQHETNLADTIVKSARYAMLKDDRETLRNIIDNVGQQKGVEHARIFNKKGVIMFSAHPEDIGKLLDKKEAGCVACHSGPVPLTSMGRMDQARRFINEKGRHVIAITVPVYNEPECFNAACHVHSPSQKVLGTLDIGLSEAPLQKTLNVMQGRMIVFCLMVLLLTVGGVSALLRRNVLLPVRELADYVSAVKRGDLSRKAPAYRDEVGELARAYQELAHQLKERRESPDEATQDGPAGDRGNRS; encoded by the coding sequence ATGCCCCGGAGTTTCGCCGCAAAAGCCATCGTCCCGCCGGCTATTGCCGTAACAGGGTTCGTCATTGTCTGCTGCATCCTCCTTTACTCGGTCATCAAGACCGACATGCTGAATGATGCCATCCAGCATGAGACCAATCTGGCGGATACCATCGTCAAGTCGGCGCGCTATGCCATGCTCAAGGACGACCGGGAAACCCTGCGCAACATCATTGACAACGTGGGGCAGCAGAAAGGAGTCGAGCACGCCCGCATCTTCAACAAAAAAGGGGTGATCATGTTTTCGGCCCACCCCGAGGACATCGGAAAACTCCTGGACAAAAAGGAGGCGGGATGCGTGGCCTGCCACTCCGGCCCGGTTCCCCTCACCAGCATGGGGCGTATGGATCAAGCGCGCCGCTTCATCAATGAAAAGGGGCGGCACGTCATCGCCATAACCGTTCCCGTCTACAATGAGCCCGAATGTTTCAACGCAGCGTGCCACGTTCACAGCCCGAGCCAGAAGGTGCTCGGCACCCTCGACATAGGCCTGTCCGAAGCCCCGCTTCAGAAAACCCTCAACGTCATGCAGGGGAGGATGATCGTCTTCTGCCTGATGGTGCTGTTGCTGACCGTGGGAGGGGTCTCGGCCCTGCTGCGCCGGAATGTGCTGCTGCCGGTCCGGGAACTGGCCGATTACGTCTCCGCCGTCAAGAGGGGAGACCTGAGCCGTAAGGCACCAGCCTACCGCGATGAAGTGGGAGAGCTGGCCCGGGCCTACCAGGAGTTGGCCCACCAGTTGAAAGAGCGGCGCGAGTCACCGGACGAGGCCACCCAAGACGGACCGGCCGGCGACCGCGGGAACCGCTCCTGA
- a CDS encoding cytochrome c3 family protein, protein MRFRCLPLLAVCIISLAGFAYGITIKDAVFQTKDAGRVVFSHKAHIGKKGIENNCKACHDGIFSLRKKVSYTMADMEKGKSCGACHNGKEGVFPLKECARCHAVKEITYQVKSTGPTPFSHQKHLAVYDNCNACHPKLFNAGPNKRATMADMEKGKSCGACHNGKTAFGLNECATCHMVKEVLLSSPGTGKIIFSHKLHAGKMKCDQCHNKLYVPGRNKPVGMAAMEKGKSCGACHNGKSVFDVKQCAKCHPVKEVNYKVKGAGPATFSHALHLSMYTCSDCHNKLYKTGRNTKVVTMHEMEKGKSCGACHNGKTAFSVREDCVKCHNM, encoded by the coding sequence ATGAGATTCCGCTGTTTACCCCTTCTCGCGGTATGTATCATCTCACTTGCCGGTTTCGCCTACGGCATCACCATCAAAGATGCGGTATTCCAAACGAAGGACGCCGGTCGGGTAGTCTTCAGCCACAAGGCTCACATCGGCAAGAAGGGGATAGAAAATAACTGCAAGGCGTGTCACGACGGGATCTTCAGCCTCAGGAAGAAGGTCTCGTACACCATGGCCGACATGGAAAAGGGCAAATCGTGCGGCGCCTGCCATAATGGCAAGGAGGGAGTATTCCCCCTGAAGGAATGTGCCCGCTGTCACGCAGTGAAAGAGATCACGTATCAGGTCAAGTCCACGGGGCCGACCCCCTTCAGCCACCAGAAACATTTGGCCGTCTATGACAACTGCAATGCCTGCCACCCCAAACTCTTCAACGCCGGCCCAAACAAGCGCGCAACCATGGCCGACATGGAAAAAGGCAAGTCGTGCGGCGCCTGCCACAACGGCAAGACCGCCTTCGGTCTCAATGAATGCGCCACCTGCCACATGGTGAAGGAGGTCCTCCTCTCTTCGCCCGGCACGGGCAAGATAATCTTCAGCCACAAGCTGCACGCCGGCAAGATGAAGTGCGACCAGTGTCACAACAAACTCTATGTGCCGGGAAGGAACAAGCCGGTCGGCATGGCCGCCATGGAGAAAGGTAAATCGTGCGGTGCCTGCCACAACGGCAAATCGGTCTTCGACGTGAAGCAGTGCGCCAAGTGCCACCCGGTGAAAGAAGTGAACTACAAGGTCAAGGGAGCCGGTCCTGCCACCTTCAGCCATGCCCTGCACCTCTCCATGTACACGTGCTCCGATTGCCACAACAAGCTCTACAAGACGGGTCGCAACACGAAGGTCGTGACGATGCACGAAATGGAGAAGGGCAAGTCGTGCGGCGCCTGCCACAACGGCAAGACCGCCTTCAGCGTCCGGGAAGACTGCGTCAAGTGCCACAACATGTAA
- a CDS encoding cytochrome b/b6 domain-containing protein, which yields MSAHNEHAEHKEFIYLTPMPIRIWHWINALGIVTLCLTGIQIRFPEYVNIFGTYKAAIRLHNTAGITVSIFYAIWFAYYLIVKGNLFKLYVPNTYDIKMGIFRQVLYYFYYFFKGGQSPHHATPDDKFNPMQKVAYMGLMLALMPLVIVTGILILNVAPLRELILLMGGLKILVSAHFLIACCFFAFLFVHVYLATMGHTPLAHFKPMWDGWEEVEHH from the coding sequence ATGAGCGCCCATAACGAGCATGCCGAACATAAGGAATTCATCTACCTCACCCCGATGCCGATCAGGATCTGGCACTGGATCAACGCCCTCGGGATCGTGACCCTCTGCCTGACCGGCATCCAGATCCGCTTCCCCGAATATGTGAACATCTTCGGGACCTACAAGGCAGCCATCAGGCTCCACAACACGGCAGGGATCACGGTATCGATCTTCTATGCCATCTGGTTTGCCTATTACCTGATCGTCAAGGGCAACCTGTTCAAGCTCTATGTACCGAACACTTACGACATCAAAATGGGAATCTTCCGGCAGGTGCTCTACTACTTCTACTACTTCTTCAAAGGGGGACAAAGCCCCCATCACGCCACCCCCGACGACAAGTTCAACCCCATGCAGAAGGTGGCCTACATGGGACTCATGCTCGCCCTGATGCCTCTTGTGATCGTGACCGGCATCCTGATTCTGAACGTAGCACCTCTTCGCGAACTGATCCTGCTCATGGGAGGGCTCAAAATCCTCGTAAGCGCACACTTCCTGATTGCGTGCTGCTTCTTCGCCTTCCTCTTCGTCCACGTCTACCTTGCCACCATGGGGCACACCCCCCTTGCTCACTTCAAACCCATGTGGGATGGCTGGGAAGAGGTTGAGCATCACTGA
- a CDS encoding cytochrome c3 family protein yields MRTLRKTAIVLSLLAILPAAALAEDKTADACLSCHSSKDIGKSGSHLYIDAAKYSRTTHAIIGCTSCHDSVTASHPDDGIRPSRAACRECHSPIAKEYTASLHANNAGCADCHDPHTVKPPALTSGRDMNAMCAKCHETAKMIEVHSKWLPQADLHIDALPCITCHTGSENYVITLYIQKRAGEKPQSDFKTATYEDLSRTLPGDRDVKAIIDTNNDNYISLAELRSFNKSARHDGMRLWGMMTPEKVTHTYQILDNRWDCTFCHASGPRAMQTSFVAFPDKNGTYSRVAVEKGAVLDLLYGTPDFYMMGSTRSMALSIIGGLIVSGGIAFAGIHGTFRFLTRKNRKEH; encoded by the coding sequence ATGCGCACCCTACGGAAGACGGCAATTGTGCTGTCGCTCCTCGCGATACTCCCCGCCGCGGCTCTGGCTGAAGACAAAACGGCCGATGCCTGCCTCAGCTGCCACAGCAGTAAGGATATCGGGAAGAGCGGTTCCCACCTCTATATTGATGCCGCAAAATACAGCCGTACCACCCACGCCATCATCGGCTGCACCTCGTGTCATGACAGTGTCACTGCGAGCCACCCCGACGATGGCATCCGCCCCTCACGGGCTGCGTGCCGTGAATGCCATTCACCGATCGCCAAAGAATACACCGCGAGCCTCCACGCCAATAATGCCGGCTGCGCGGACTGCCACGACCCCCATACGGTGAAGCCGCCCGCCCTGACTTCCGGCCGGGACATGAACGCCATGTGCGCTAAATGCCATGAGACGGCAAAAATGATCGAAGTTCACAGCAAATGGCTTCCTCAGGCGGATCTGCATATCGATGCTCTGCCGTGCATCACCTGCCACACCGGTTCCGAAAACTACGTGATCACCTTGTACATCCAGAAGCGGGCCGGGGAAAAACCCCAGAGCGACTTCAAAACGGCGACCTATGAAGATCTCTCCCGCACCCTCCCCGGCGACCGGGACGTGAAGGCGATCATCGACACCAATAACGACAACTACATCTCATTGGCCGAGCTGCGCTCGTTCAACAAAAGCGCCAGACACGACGGCATGAGACTCTGGGGGATGATGACCCCTGAAAAAGTGACCCACACCTACCAGATTCTGGATAACCGCTGGGACTGCACCTTCTGTCACGCATCGGGTCCCCGGGCAATGCAGACGAGCTTCGTCGCATTCCCCGACAAAAACGGCACCTACAGCCGCGTTGCGGTTGAAAAAGGTGCGGTCCTCGACCTTCTCTACGGGACCCCCGACTTCTACATGATGGGCTCCACCCGCAGCATGGCACTGTCCATCATCGGCGGACTGATAGTAAGCGGCGGCATCGCCTTCGCGGGGATTCACGGGACCTTCAGATTCCTGACCAGGAAAAACAGAAAGGAGCACTGA
- a CDS encoding response regulator: protein MLGLLIADNDTEARKQMADLFIEAGYNVIVTNSAANAIYGILKRAAQVVLMGSEFDEFKAGELVPLLKKCNRDLTIILVSDEASLPTMRKLRKEGIFYHALKPSKPEDKEEIRQAVRCAFDSLLSCRPAR from the coding sequence ATGTTAGGACTTCTCATAGCGGACAATGATACGGAAGCTCGCAAGCAGATGGCTGATCTCTTCATTGAGGCGGGGTACAACGTCATCGTGACCAACTCGGCGGCCAACGCGATCTACGGAATCCTCAAGAGGGCGGCCCAGGTTGTCCTGATGGGGAGCGAGTTCGATGAGTTCAAGGCTGGCGAACTGGTCCCCCTGCTCAAAAAATGCAACCGTGACCTGACAATCATCCTGGTGTCAGATGAGGCGTCTCTGCCGACCATGAGAAAACTCCGCAAAGAAGGGATTTTCTATCACGCCCTGAAGCCCAGCAAGCCGGAGGATAAGGAAGAAATACGCCAAGCCGTTCGCTGCGCGTTCGACAGCCTGCTCAGTTGCCGGCCGGCGCGATAG
- a CDS encoding sigma-54-dependent transcriptional regulator: protein MENIDVLVVDDEAIIREGLRRILEKEGYHVETSASGQIALERLQDENYGLVITDLKMPGMSGMEVLKAIKVLQPEVPVIIITGFSTVDTAVEAMKNGAFDYIAKPFTPDQITEKVRKALEQRAVLLENIFLKKELGEHHGFDIFVGESKEMQKVYRRIIQVAPTDSTVLITGESGTGKELVARAVHNNSHRRDNPFVAVDCTSLAENLLESELFGHIKGSFTGAIQTKTGLFKVADGGTLFLDEISNISLTTQAKLLRVLQEREITPIGGTQPIPIDIRLVAATNKNLRTLVSQGTFREDLFFRLNIIPIDLPPLRERKGDLHLLIGHFLATFSEEMGRDIRGLAPDALALLEDYAFPGNVRELENIIERAVVLAEGDLIQKEDLELRVATDSQAGVGGYVPQNVEELKETKRQIRERAVEPIEKAFVLQALKRNNWNITRAAEETGMLRPNFQALLKKLRISVRNQMTN, encoded by the coding sequence ATGGAAAACATTGATGTACTTGTAGTTGACGATGAAGCGATTATCCGGGAGGGTCTGCGGAGGATCCTCGAAAAGGAGGGCTACCATGTGGAGACCTCCGCCAGCGGACAGATTGCCCTGGAGAGACTGCAGGATGAGAACTACGGTCTGGTTATTACCGACCTTAAAATGCCCGGCATGAGCGGCATGGAAGTTCTCAAGGCCATCAAGGTCCTGCAGCCCGAAGTTCCCGTCATCATCATTACCGGATTCTCCACCGTCGATACCGCGGTCGAGGCTATGAAAAACGGCGCCTTCGACTATATTGCGAAACCTTTTACTCCGGACCAGATTACGGAGAAAGTGAGGAAAGCCCTCGAGCAGCGAGCAGTACTGCTCGAGAACATCTTTCTGAAAAAGGAGCTGGGCGAGCACCACGGTTTCGATATCTTCGTGGGCGAGAGCAAAGAGATGCAGAAGGTTTATCGCCGCATCATCCAGGTTGCTCCCACCGACAGCACCGTTCTCATTACCGGTGAAAGCGGGACCGGCAAAGAACTGGTGGCCCGGGCCGTCCACAACAACAGTCACCGTCGCGACAACCCCTTTGTGGCGGTGGACTGCACCTCCCTTGCTGAAAATCTTCTGGAAAGCGAGCTGTTCGGCCACATCAAGGGCTCGTTCACCGGGGCCATCCAGACCAAAACCGGCTTGTTCAAGGTGGCCGACGGCGGCACGCTCTTTTTGGACGAAATCTCCAACATCAGTCTCACCACTCAGGCAAAACTGCTGAGGGTGCTGCAGGAGCGGGAGATTACCCCCATCGGCGGTACCCAGCCGATCCCCATCGACATCCGGCTCGTGGCCGCCACCAACAAGAATCTGCGCACTCTCGTCTCCCAAGGGACGTTCCGGGAGGACCTCTTCTTCCGGCTCAACATCATTCCCATTGATCTGCCGCCCCTACGGGAGCGCAAGGGCGATCTCCACCTCCTCATCGGGCATTTTCTCGCCACCTTTTCCGAGGAGATGGGGCGGGATATCCGCGGGCTAGCCCCTGATGCCCTGGCCCTTCTGGAAGACTATGCCTTCCCGGGCAACGTACGGGAGCTTGAGAACATCATTGAACGGGCCGTTGTTCTCGCAGAGGGAGACCTGATTCAGAAGGAGGACCTGGAGCTTCGCGTCGCTACGGACTCCCAGGCCGGGGTTGGTGGCTATGTTCCCCAGAATGTGGAAGAGCTCAAGGAGACAAAGCGCCAGATACGGGAGCGGGCCGTGGAGCCCATAGAGAAGGCGTTCGTGCTCCAGGCGCTCAAGCGCAACAACTGGAACATTACCAGGGCAGCCGAAGAGACGGGGATGTTGCGTCCCAACTTTCAGGCATTGCTCAAAAAACTCCGGATTTCAGTACGTAACCAGATGACGAACTGA
- a CDS encoding sensor histidine kinase: protein MRLSLLAKFTIATSFVLLVTMGLFAYINVEQLEKLLFEEAVSDADKLSETIIRTTHYHMLEDNRERAYQIINEVGSQKGITQRIRMINKFGQVTHSTDQREIGYFLDKKAEACNMCHSGPSPLVHATTMNRSRLFTDREGKQVLGLAKAIYNDERCFTAPCHYHPKEAKVLGVLDVIVSLDPMHQKVYAYRNEIIVLTVLQITLIALCLTFFTQRFVNRPVRQLVRLTQQVGEGDLDTRVTLSSHDELGELASAFNSMTVNLKKVHGELEDWGKNLEVKVEERTQELKNIQAQLVHSEKLASLGELVAGIAHEINNPLTGILVFASLMASDKKLDPSLKADLDLIVKETQRCAKIVKGLLDFSRESIPQKKPSSINAIMDATLTLVVHQSCFHDITVVKEYNPDIPEMLLDPHQIEQVFINLLLNACHAIAGSGEVHIRTGFDHVNDEVSVAITDTGCGIPDEIIGKIFDPFFTTKETKGTGLGLSVSYGIIEGHGGRIDVQSTVGAGTTFTVRLPLLHEAPLEAAAAAGQRQQSA from the coding sequence GTGCGCCTGAGCCTTCTCGCCAAATTCACGATTGCCACCAGCTTCGTACTCCTCGTCACCATGGGGCTCTTTGCCTATATCAACGTGGAGCAGCTGGAGAAACTCCTCTTTGAAGAGGCGGTTTCCGACGCCGACAAGCTCAGCGAAACGATCATCCGCACCACCCACTACCACATGCTCGAAGACAACCGCGAGCGCGCCTATCAGATCATCAACGAGGTGGGGAGTCAGAAGGGAATCACCCAGCGGATCAGAATGATCAACAAGTTCGGCCAGGTGACCCATTCGACGGACCAGAGGGAAATCGGCTACTTCCTGGATAAAAAGGCCGAGGCTTGCAACATGTGCCATTCGGGCCCCTCGCCCCTGGTCCATGCCACCACCATGAACCGCAGCCGCCTCTTCACCGACAGGGAAGGAAAACAGGTTCTCGGCCTTGCAAAGGCCATCTACAACGACGAGCGCTGCTTTACCGCCCCCTGCCACTATCACCCGAAGGAGGCAAAAGTCCTGGGAGTCCTCGACGTTATCGTCTCCCTCGACCCCATGCATCAGAAGGTCTACGCCTACCGCAACGAGATCATCGTGCTGACGGTGCTGCAGATCACGCTCATCGCCCTCTGCCTGACCTTTTTCACCCAGCGCTTCGTCAACAGACCGGTACGGCAGCTAGTCAGGCTTACCCAGCAGGTTGGCGAAGGAGATCTGGATACTCGGGTGACGCTGTCGTCCCATGACGAGCTGGGAGAATTGGCATCGGCCTTCAACTCCATGACCGTCAACCTCAAGAAGGTTCATGGCGAGCTTGAGGATTGGGGCAAAAACCTGGAGGTAAAAGTTGAGGAGCGGACCCAGGAGCTCAAGAACATTCAGGCCCAGCTCGTCCATTCCGAAAAACTTGCCTCTCTGGGCGAACTGGTGGCCGGCATTGCCCACGAAATCAACAACCCCCTGACCGGCATCCTGGTCTTCGCGTCGCTCATGGCCAGTGACAAAAAACTTGATCCGTCGCTCAAGGCCGACCTGGACCTGATCGTCAAAGAGACCCAGCGCTGTGCCAAGATCGTCAAGGGGCTCCTCGATTTCTCCAGGGAGTCGATCCCGCAGAAAAAGCCCTCTTCCATCAATGCCATCATGGATGCCACCCTGACCTTGGTGGTCCACCAGTCATGCTTCCACGACATCACCGTCGTTAAAGAGTACAACCCGGACATACCGGAAATGCTCCTTGATCCCCACCAGATTGAACAGGTATTCATCAACCTCCTCCTGAACGCCTGCCACGCCATTGCCGGCTCGGGAGAAGTACACATCAGGACGGGGTTTGATCACGTGAATGACGAGGTCAGCGTTGCAATTACCGATACAGGCTGTGGTATCCCCGATGAAATAATCGGCAAGATATTCGACCCCTTCTTTACCACCAAGGAAACCAAAGGGACGGGGCTGGGCCTCTCGGTTTCTTACGGGATCATCGAGGGGCACGGCGGCAGGATCGATGTGCAGAGTACCGTGGGGGCGGGTACCACGTTCACTGTGCGCCTCCCCCTCCTCCACGAGGCGCCCCTCGAAGCTGCAGCAGCAGCCGGCCAGCGACAGCAAAGCGCCTGA